The nucleotide sequence GAAGAGGAGGTTAAGAGACCAGTAGAGATAGAGGAGATGGTGGTTACGGCTACCAGGACAGAAAGGCCAGTTTTCGAAACGCCAATCCCTGTTGGAATAATAACACGTGAGGATATAGAGGAAAAAAATCCGATCAGTGTACCTGATATGCTTCAGAAGCAGGTGGGAGTGTCTCAAATAAGGGGAACCCCTGTGATGAATCATATTAGCATGCGAGGGTTCTCTACGGTAACCGGGAAGATTCCTGTCCTTATTGATGGCAATCCATTTCGGGGCGGCCGAACACGAACATTTGCCCTAATTGATCCTAATCAGATCGAGCGAGTAGAAATTGTTCGTGGGCCTGTTTCTTCCCTTTATGGAACGGAGGCACTCGGTGGTGTTATCAACATCATCACACGAAAAGCAAAGCCACACCTTGAACCAAGATTTAGTCTTGAACCTCGCTTGAGGCCCGTATCCTATAGTTCTGCTAACAATATGTTTAGGACTGGCATCGAGTTAGAGGGAGGGGGGTATGGGTTCGACTTTCTGCTGGGTTATAATTATAGAAACGCATATGATGACATGCGTACTCCCAAAGGCGATATACCTTACAGCAAATTTAATGATATGAGCTGGGATCTTCGAGCGGGATACCAGTTTGATGAAAGCAGGAGGTTAGAATTTATCCTAAAGGAGTTTCAGGGGGAAAATCAAGGAATTAGCGCAATTCGCCCTCCTTTTCCAAATCTCCCCCCAGATAAGAAACTGATAGACCCTGACGACCAGCATGATATAGAAATCCGGTTTGAAGACAAGGATATAGGAGATATATGGAAAAGTTTCTTTGCTAATGTATATTATAAAAGACAGGACGCAACCGTGGCTATTTTTAGCCACGCTTATGACAAGTTAGGCCGATTGACAAAAACATTCGACCATTTAAGGCATGTACCTGATGATACAGTGGGAGGCAGGGCATATGGAACATTTCAACTTGGATATTCTCATAAGGTAACTACTGGCATAGACTCTTTCTGGGAAAAAAGATATGGTCTCTGGAATTATAGAGACATTGTAACTCACTATGACCCACTTACAGGTGATGTGACTAAGGTGGTACATGGTATAGAGGGACGTACGTCTCCCAATGCAACCATGTTAAATATTGGATATTTCGTGCAGGATGAGTTTGATGTAACAGATAGGTTGCTACTTATCTTAGGGGGTCGTTTTGACTATTTCCGAACAAAGACTGAGCTATCTCCAGTTTATGTCCCAGAGATTCTTCCTGTCCTGGAAGAAAATCAGACGGTAACAGACACTGTCTTTACCGGCAATCTGAATCTGCTGTTCCGCATCACTGAAAATGTTAATCTGACTGGTGGTATTGCAAGAGCTTATTGTCAACCACAAACGTGGTCTAAATTTGCCTTTGCAAGAACGGTTAAGGGTTTTAATGTCCCTAATCCTGCAATCAAGCCAGAAAAAACCATGAATTACGAGATAGGATTGAAAGTGCAATATCCTGCTTTTAGCGGAGCTATGAATCTCTTTTTAGCAGATTCAAAGGACGTATTCGTCCGAAAGGATATTACTTTTAGAGATCTTCCTTCAATACAATTGCAAAATATCGGTAAGGCCCAGAGACGAGGATTCGAGGTCGAGGCTTCCTACATAATTAACCATTGGCTTTCTGTATTCGGAAATGTTTCTTACGTATGGGGCAAAGATAAGATCACAGATGATCCACTGCCAGAAATACCTCCGCTCAATGGCATTTTGGGTATTCGATTCGCAGAACCGAGCAAACGCTACTGGTTTGAATTTATATCCAACATAGTTGGTAACCAGACTCGAAACGCTCCAAATGAAATTGAGACCCCTGGATATGCAACCTTTGACCTTCGGGGTGGTATAAAAATCAGGGATTTTGATCTTTCTCTTGCTATTGAAAACC is from Caldisericia bacterium and encodes:
- a CDS encoding TonB-dependent receptor, which translates into the protein KGTGLTYMVTDQGTVVLKKAKIVVAQREEVEKKKVEEEEVKRPVEIEEMVVTATRTERPVFETPIPVGIITREDIEEKNPISVPDMLQKQVGVSQIRGTPVMNHISMRGFSTVTGKIPVLIDGNPFRGGRTRTFALIDPNQIERVEIVRGPVSSLYGTEALGGVINIITRKAKPHLEPRFSLEPRLRPVSYSSANNMFRTGIELEGGGYGFDFLLGYNYRNAYDDMRTPKGDIPYSKFNDMSWDLRAGYQFDESRRLEFILKEFQGENQGISAIRPPFPNLPPDKKLIDPDDQHDIEIRFEDKDIGDIWKSFFANVYYKRQDATVAIFSHAYDKLGRLTKTFDHLRHVPDDTVGGRAYGTFQLGYSHKVTTGIDSFWEKRYGLWNYRDIVTHYDPLTGDVTKVVHGIEGRTSPNATMLNIGYFVQDEFDVTDRLLLILGGRFDYFRTKTELSPVYVPEILPVLEENQTVTDTVFTGNLNLLFRITENVNLTGGIARAYCQPQTWSKFAFARTVKGFNVPNPAIKPEKTMNYEIGLKVQYPAFSGAMNLFLADSKDVFVRKDITFRDLPSIQLQNIGKAQRRGFEVEASYIINHWLSVFGNVSYVWGKDKITDDPLPEIPPLNGILGIRFAEPSKRYWFEFISNIVGNQTRNAPNEIETPGYATFDLRGGIKIRDFDLSLAIENLLDRSYRNHLARGNPGNQNVYDEPGINAVATLMWRF